The stretch of DNA TGATTTGTCTTCAAGTGAAGACTTTTTAGTCTTCTGTGTAACATGGATCATGAAAAGGAAAGGAAGGGACTAAATTGTATGAATGTTACAAAATTTACAATTAGCATTAGGACTTTATGGGTGTGGGTAATCCCTGCTTACTGCTTTGTAATATCATGTTAATTTTATCCGTGGGAAATTCCACCGTAACTGTGGTTTACCCCTAGTTGTCCTTAACgtgtgtttggttttgcggTGATAAGAATTGAGTAAATTGGTTATGGCTCTCTTTCTAAGTATAATAAGCTAGCATATAGCTTATAAACTCGTGACTGAAAAAATTTGATAACTGTCATTTTCTAACGAGCTTTACTTATTTTGGTAAGCTACTTCAAGTAGCTTATAAtgttttctcttaattttagtACCCCTgttaactaaaaaaattaattatttattaatcttatctttttatttcacttcatatttataatataagatATTTAACCACTAactttaccaaacactacaaactTAATCAACTAATTTATTCGCTATATATGCTATCATCTAGTTTATCAATTATCCACAATGAACTATCTTATCATTTTCTAATAGTTATCTGTTATCTGCAATGGAGGCATGCCTTTTATATATACTTTCTGAATATTATGCCTAAACAATTGAGCTACTATAGATCAAGGGGATTTAGGACTCAACTCATCCAATTGGAAATTTTTATGTGTGGCATTAAGCATTTGCATTTTAAGGATAGTACTATGCATAATGCATTGCCTCCTCAGATCAGGTTTCCAATATTTCTCTGCAGGAAACAACTCTTAATATTGAACCAAACCATTAATTAATATAGTTCTACCATCAGAAGAGACATAGTTGGAACATATTTTTACATTGTTGTGGACATAGCAGATATGGAGTGGTACATAGAGTGGCCTGGCCATAATGGCCAACAGAAGGCCAAGGTTGTTCATAAGGAAAGGGTGATTTGTTCATTTGAAGGGGAAAGTTCCATGGCAGGATGATAATAATGAGGGTATGGTATTTGGCTTCTGTTTCTGTATGCAGGAATCATGTTCGGTAAGAAAGATTTTCACAGGATGTTTACTAACTTGGAAAGTTACTAAAGCACAAACTCTGCATTCAAGAAAAGCATCATTAAGAACAAGATTGGTTATAAGGTGAAAAAATTAGGAAAACGAATACACAACATTGATGTATGTCTAATGCAGTAATATGATTTACTGTTAAACGCAATCAATAACTAAAtgctataaaatataaatcttaaCTAACATTCAATGACTTAAACCAATATCATACTAGTTCTAGTGTAGTAATGGACTATGTGAACAATATATCATACAGCATAATAAAGCAACCAAGAAAAGCCTTCACTATGAAAATATCATCATCACAAAACGATTAAAAATGCAAATATACCCAtgaaaaatgataattaattgtAATAAGTAATAACTGGTAATAATTATAAACCAAATTAAGCTCTTGCCTAACCAATATCATGTAAAGAATTATTAATGCTATCGAAAGTTAAAAAGCATCCGCATACAATTAATACACATTAAGAAAACCAAAATCATATTTTGATTGCCTCTCTAATGCGAGGGTACCGATGAGCCCATCGATAGAAACCAGCATAGATAATCTCAGATAGATCCATATCCGTGTCCATACCTTGTTCCGATGAAGCCATACATCTTGCAATGAGCTGATAAAGACTGCTAAGTGTACCATGGTTGAAATCGGGATGGTTTAAAAGAGCCTCTTCCGATGTATAATCAAATATCAGTGAACAAATGCTTGAAGCCATCATCATACTTGACATGTCATCAGTATTTTCGGACCAAGAAGCCAATGCTTTAAGAAGATCTACATAAGTTGATTCATCTAACATCAACTGCAGTTTGTCTTTGTTCAATAGAAGGTTCATTATTGTATCACATGCCAAGAAAACACAACTATCATCCTCAACCATACAAAGTTTTGACCCGATTAATTTACGGAGGCAATCTAAAACAGCCTTAagtcctccttcacatgaagcGAGAGCCTTGCATCCTTCAACCTTCATAGTAATTTGACACAACATAGGTAGCAGAAAGCAGACAGATTGAAAGGGCATTTGTTCATCTGCACCTTCAATAGAAAGCATATACCCTAAAAGATCTCGAACCTTTTCGTTACATGCTAGTGGTGCTTCTGCAAGATAGCTTCCAATAATTCGCACGGAAGCAAGTAAATCATCCCCTTTCCTTTGACCATGTTCCTTTGCATCTTCTAAATACTCTAGCACAACAGCAATTGTCTCATTAAGTTGTAGAATCAACTTCGTCAATGTGCCTTCGTCGAAGAAGTTCACATCATTCTCGCCAACAtttgaaataagttttattATCTTCTCAACCAAAGAGTAAGCAACAGCTACGTTTCGTTGCTTAAGAGAATGCACCTCAATTGTAGCTAGAGTATCTTGCGGCGCTTCGTACTTTAAATAGGCCAAGTCATTAAGAAGAACAGCGATTTCAACCCTCGATTGCTCCAACACAAGCAACAAACACATGTCATTAGTGTTGCTTACTTGACCAACAATCAACCAATCTTCTCCGAATATGGAAACCATAGACTCCGCTAAAATAAGAACCTGAAGCCTTTCAGCAGCCGCAACACGATTCTGCAAAATGGCAACGATACCAACACGAATATCATCTGACCAACTACTATCTTGAAGTGTTTTAACAAGTTGTGACAACTCTATTGAACAAATAACCGAATTAAGAATGTGTAGAGCTTCGAATTTCAACGAATTATGCAAGATAGCGAACTGTCTCGCAACTGCAACCACGATAATTGAAAGCTCAAATAAATAATCTTTCTGGATTTTGTCTAATGATATCCTACTTATAATCAATTGCAAAAGTTTAATACACACATCAACCATACGCGAATCATCTTCATTGCCTTGCAGCTCACGCAACCGCAAAGCAAGTATCTTGATTCCACTAAATTCATAAAATTTCATTATTCCTTTTTCTGAAGCAGTTAATACTAAGTACAAAAACTCACAACATTCTTCAAGAACAGGTGATGGAATAGATGAACTGGACATGGAAAATACTTCCAACATTAGTGGGATGTTGGAATTCATGTCTTCTGAGGAAGCAATATCTGGAACACGACAGAGAGTAGAAAGAACTGTAACTGACAATGTTAAATATGCATccctgttgttgttgttgttactgGATATGGTTGCTGTTGTGAGTAATCGATGAAGAAAGCGAGAACCAATGGCATTGTAAACTTTGTAGAGTGAGGAGTGATCGTCAGGTTTGCAGAAATTGGTTACGAGGAGAAGTCCGGCGAGGCGCTGTTCATCTCGTTGTCCTGAAAGGAGTTTTAAGCATTCGTCGAGATTCAGAGTTTGTTCTGGTTGTTGTGATTCCATGGAAACAGAGAGACGGCGATGATTAGAAACGAAATAGCGGCGCGAGAGAGAAGGAGAAGAGTATggcttttttatgttttgtttttcttctttttatggcttttttatgtttgaaataAATGAtatctttaaataaaataattctaaattttttaaataaatttgaaattacaatataaatctaaaatatttgTCCCTTGTAAGCATGACACAGTTGGTAGGACATCGCATATAATATACAGGAGAAAGGGTTCGAACACCGagcactttatttatttcacttttaaagtgaaatttctagtcattagGTGTtagaccaaaaataaataaatctaaaatctttaaaaaaaaaattagccatGTTATGTTATTCTAATCGTAATGTGAATTTTTGTTAAACCTTTAACTTCAACAACCTTCCGGTTGTTAGGGCATAGAGAAAAAAGATTGAATTCAATATACTAGACGATTATCCGTGTGATGCACGAGTCTTATGCGCTGTTTTTATACCGTAACATAAAAAGATTATTTGTATATAGGTAGTAAATTTAATtctaaatgtgatatagatatcaaatatgtgtttatacatttgaaaaaacttatttatacaccacatttgaagttaccttagtatattcttcattaacattggttagcaatattttttaatttttttttgttaatggttagcaatatctttaattattctTTAATATAATTCTTCAATATAACTCTGGAAATgataacatataattgaccatgaggaaaaattgatgttgaaacataataagtttttttattataaacctCATTGgatgcgtttgattcgtaaaacagcaaggaCTAAACAGGACAGTACATGACAGAACAGGATAATACAGGACAGaacaaaactgtaccggagagatatagggcgataatatttttatattcgaaaataaaattaatattttcgtattttttatagttgtactgtggacaaaaaattgtcatgtggttcagtgagggacaaaaaattttgtttttgtcttgtccCTTGCTACATAATTTGTCCAAtctcataaccagtttcaaatcaaacagggtacaacaaaaattgttcaatcaaatcccttattttttagcagatatcaagaaaaaaatagtatttaaaGCTTCGCCCcctttttatcaaaaaataaataaatttaaccctaaaaaaaaatacactataGCAATTAGAATAataccgtaaaaaaaattatttaataaaaaatacctAAAAACATCACGcattgcaaaaaaaaagaaaagaaaaaaaagagaaatgttatgaaatttaaatatttaattatttattaggtACTAATAGGATGATAAAATTACTAATCTagttataagctgcaaatattaaattaaaacttaagGAAATTATGAGAGTAGAAGAGTTAGATGTATTCATATCATTCATGAAAGGTGCATTTTACATTGAACACAAAGTGGCTTTTTTATACTAGTAAAGTcatgaataaaaacaaattaaatttactaTTCTAAGTTGACAAAGATAGATAATAATctatattactattttaagttgacattatccatgaatatttcaacattaatagtGAAACATCTCTTTCAccttaatttgatgatttatttaattacttataacactccccctttgAAATATTCATCATAGTGCTCCATTTAATTTTGTTGAGAAGAATGTGATGGGAACATACgttgcctcgttaaaaaccttattaGGAAAAACCCATTGGGATAAAAACCTcaataagggaaaaagagtacaacattatGCTCCCCCTTAACCAAGCCTAGGTAATTCTTCTTCAAAGGTCTCGAAGGTGACGCATTCCAATACTTCGTACATGTTTCTTGAAGACTGTTGTGGAAAGTGCCTTTGTAAAGAGATCGGCCACATTTTCACTCGAACGAATGTATTGAATATCAAcctctttgtttctttctagCTCTTGTGTGAATGAGAAGAATTTTGGAGggatgtgtttggttctatcACTTTTGACGTAACCTTCTTTCATCTGAGTAACACATGCAGCATTGTCTTCATACAAAATTGTTGGATTCTTATCAGTTGGTAAACCAGACGTTCCTTGGATATGTTGAGTTACTGATCTCAACCATCTACATTCTTTGCTAGCTTCATGGAGGGCAATTACTTCAGCATGATTTGAAGAAGTTGCTACAAGTGTTTGCTTTTGAGATCTCCATGATATTGCGGTGTCACCATATGTAAACACATATCCAGTCTGTGATTTAGCATTATGTGGATCTGACAAATATCCTGCATCTGCATAACCAAGTAAAACTGGTTTTGTATTGTTAgaataaaacaaaccaaaatcagaAGTACCTCGGAGATatcgaaaaatatgttttattcctttccaatgtctctttgtAGGACATGAACTGAATCTTGCTAGTAAATTCACTGCAAAGGCTATATCAGGCCTTGTACAATTGGCAAGGTACATGAGTGCCCCAATGGCACTGAGGTATGGTACTTCAGAGCCAAGATCtgtttcattttcttccttAGGTCTAAACGGATCCTTTTCAACATTTAATGTTCTGCCCATCATTGGGGTACTCAAAGGGTTGGCTTTGTCCATGTTGAATCTTTTCAATACCCTTTCTGTATAGTTTGATTGATGTACCAATAtaccatttttagtatattcAATTTGCAAACCAAGGCAGAATTTGGTTTTCCCCAAatctttcatttcaaattctttctttaagtaatctcttgcttctttaatttctttattggtACCAATGATatttaaatcatcaacatagacaGCGATTATTACAAAATCAgatattgtttttcttataaaaacacAAGGGCAAATAGGATTATTTACATagccttctttaaataaatattc from Trifolium pratense cultivar HEN17-A07 linkage group LG5, ARS_RC_1.1, whole genome shotgun sequence encodes:
- the LOC123887505 gene encoding neurochondrin-like, producing MESQQPEQTLNLDECLKLLSGQRDEQRLAGLLLVTNFCKPDDHSSLYKVYNAIGSRFLHRLLTTATISSNNNNNRDAYLTLSVTVLSTLCRVPDIASSEDMNSNIPLMLEVFSMSSSSIPSPVLEECCEFLYLVLTASEKGIMKFYEFSGIKILALRLRELQGNEDDSRMVDVCIKLLQLIISRISLDKIQKDYLFELSIIVVAVARQFAILHNSLKFEALHILNSVICSIELSQLVKTLQDSSWSDDIRVGIVAILQNRVAAAERLQVLILAESMVSIFGEDWLIVGQVSNTNDMCLLLVLEQSRVEIAVLLNDLAYLKYEAPQDTLATIEVHSLKQRNVAVAYSLVEKIIKLISNVGENDVNFFDEGTLTKLILQLNETIAVVLEYLEDAKEHGQRKGDDLLASVRIIGSYLAEAPLACNEKVRDLLGYMLSIEGADEQMPFQSVCFLLPMLCQITMKVEGCKALASCEGGLKAVLDCLRKLIGSKLCMVEDDSCVFLACDTIMNLLLNKDKLQLMLDESTYVDLLKALASWSENTDDMSSMMMASSICSLIFDYTSEEALLNHPDFNHGTLSSLYQLIARCMASSEQGMDTDMDLSEIIYAGFYRWAHRYPRIREAIKI